DNA sequence from the Oncorhynchus tshawytscha isolate Ot180627B unplaced genomic scaffold, Otsh_v2.0 Un_contig_4559_pilon_pilon, whole genome shotgun sequence genome:
CCATCCCCCTACACTTTTCacatgttcattatttatctACACGTGTTTCTCTTAACAGAACAGCTACTGTTTTTCACCTTGCTGTCCTAGAAGTTGGCATTGGTGCCATGGCAGACTGGGAATCTTTTGAAGGACAAATAGCCCTTGCCCCTAAAATCACTCAAATACAggcctgtcctctgtctcctctgtttagggccagagagcattccagtttgctctgttttgtcAAGTCATTTtatttttctcatgatttggttgggtctaattgtgctgctgtcctggggctctgtgatgtgtgtttgtgaacagagccccaggaccagcttgcttaggggactcttctccaggttcatctctctgtaggtgatggctttgttatggaaggtttgggaatcgcttccttttaggtggttgtggaatttaacggctcttttctggattttgataattagcagttatcgtcctaattctgctctgtttGCGGTTTGCGTTGTAAAACAAAGTatattttgcagaattctgtatgcagtctcaatttggtgtccgattttgtgaattcttggttggtgagcggaccccagacctcacaaccataaagagcaatgagttctataactgattcaaataTTTTTAGCCAGAATCTAATTGTAATGTCAgatttttatgttccttttgatgacatagaaggtccttcttgcctcgtctctcagatcgttcacagtttTATATAGACCTTCAtaccaaattgagtcaaaagatattttgaaatcaacaaagcatgagaagacattGCTTACGTTTTGTTTGTCAATAAGGGTGAATGTGGTCTGTCGAACGGTAATCACATTTTCACATTTGCTCAGGACATCGTTTTCACTGTGGAAGTGtaggagtctgctgttaatgataatgcagaatttacagaggttgctctctctctctctctctctctcttttgctgcaGCATGAAGGTGTGTGGTAATGTTAGCCAATTGGTTTTATGAGCCAGCATGGACAGAATGTAGAGGTAACACCCACCCCCACAGAACCCTACACCCACAGAACCCTACACCCCCAGAACACTACACCCACCCCCACAGAACACTACACCCACCCCACAGAACACTACACCCACAGAACACtacacccacccccaccccatcgAACACTACCCCCCAGAACACAACACCCACCCCCAGAACCCTACACCCACAGAACCCTACACCCACCACCCACAGAACCCTACACCCACCACCCACAGAACCCTACACCCACCACCCACAGAACCCTACACCCACAGAACCCTACACCCACCACCCTACACCCACCACCCTACACCCACAGAACCCTACACCCACAGAACCCTACAACCACAGAACCCTACAACCACAGAACCCTACAACCACAGAACCCTACAACCACCACCCACAGAACCCACCACCCACAGAACCCACCACCCACAGAACCCACAGAACCCACCACCCACAGAACCCTACACCCACCACCCACAGAAGACTATACCCACAGAATACAACGCTACACCCACCCCCACAGAACGCAACCCACCCCCACAGAACGCTGCACACCCCCACAGAACGCTGCACACCCCCACAGAACGATACACACCCCCACAGAAcgatacacacacccccacagaacGCTGCACACCCCCACAGAACgctgccctattccctacaccccCACAGAACGCTACACCCCCACAGAACGCTACACCCCCACAGAACGATACACACCCCCACAGAACGCTGCACACCCCCACAGAACgctgccctattccctacaccccCCACAGAACGCTACACCCCGCACAGAACGCTACACACCCCCACAGAACGCTACACCCCCCACAGAACGCTACACACCCCCACAGAACGCTACACACCCCCACAGAACGCTACACACCCCCACAGAACgctacacacacccccacagaacGCTACACACCCCCACAGAACGCTACACACCCCCACAGAACGCTACACACCCCCACAGAACGCTACACACCCCCACAGAACACTACACACCCCCACAGAACGCTACACACACCCCACCGAACGCTACACCCCCCACCGAACACTACACACCCCCACAGAACACTACACACCCCCACAGAACACTACACACCCCCACAGAACACTACACACCCCcacagaacactacacacaccccacaGAACACTACACACCCCCACAGAACACTACACACCCCCACAGAACACTACACACCCCCACAGAACACTACACATCCCCACAGAACACTACACACCCCCACAGAACACTACACACCCCCACAGAACACTACACACCCCCAcagaacactacacacaaactAACAGTGAGAGAAGGAAAATCCTTTTtgaattcaacaaaaaaaaacagaaccagGTAATAGAGCTTAAActaatggccccctattccctatatagtggtactactatagaccagagccctattccctatatagtgcactactttagaccagagccctattccctatatagtggtactactttagaccagagccctattccctatatagtggtactactttagaccagagccctattccctatatagtgcactactttagaccagagccctattcctatatagtggtactactttagaccagagccctattcctatatagtggtactactatagaccagagccctattccctatatagtggtactactatagaccagagccctattccctatatagtgcactactttagaccagagccctattcctatatagtggtactactttagaccagagccctattcctatatagtggtactactttagaccagagccctattccctatatagtgcactactttagaccagagccctattccctatatagtggtactagaccagagccctattcaatatatagtacactactttagtccagatccctattccctatatagtgcactactatagaccagagccctattccctatatagtgcactactttagaccagagccctattccctatattgtgcactactttagaccagagccctattccctatattgtgcactactttagaccagagccctattccctatattgtgcactactttagaccagagccctattccctatattgtgcactactttagaccagagccctattccctatattgtgcactactttagaccagagccctattccctatatagtgcactactttagaccagggccctattccctatatagtgcactactttagaccagagccctattccctatatagtgcactactttagaccagggccctattccctatatagtgcactactttagaccagggccctattccctatatagtgcactactatagaccagagccctattccctatatagtacactactttagaccagagccctgttccctatatagtgcactactttagaccagagccctgttccctatatagtgcactactttagaccagagccccattccctatatagtgcactactttagaccagagccctgttccctatatagtgcactactttagaccagagccctgttcctatatagtgcactactttagaccagagccctattccctatatagtgcactactttagaccagggccctattccctatatagtgcactactttagaccagagccctattccctatatagtgcactactttagaccagagccctattccctagatagtacactactttagaccagagccctattccctagatagtacactactttagaccagagccctattccctatatagtgcactactttagaccagagccctattccctatatagtgcactactttagaccagagccctgttccctatatagtgcactactttagaccagagccctattccctatatagtgcactactttagaccagagccctattccctatatagtgcactactttagaccagagccctgttccctatatagtgcactactttagaccagagccctgttccctatatagtgcactactttagaccagagccctattccctatatagtgcactactttagaccagagccctattccctatatagtgcactactttagaccagagccctattccctatatagtgcactactttagaccagagcactattccctatatagtgcactactttagaccagggcaggcCCCTCAGACCAACAGAGCAGGGCAGGCCCCTCAGACCAACAGAGCAGGGCAGGCCCCTCAGACCAACAGAGCAGGGCAGGCCCTCAGACCAACAGAGCAGGGCAGGCCCCTCAGACCAACAGAGCAGGGAGCTGGCAGGCCCCTCAGATTACTTATCCTCAAATTAAAGATTTGGTGGAATGCAATAATAGAGCCACAGGGAtgctgtgggggggggggggatcccACTTCTCTCAGAGAAGGAGAGTTGATCTATGTCATAATGAACAGGATTACAGGGACCGGATggacctggtcccagatcagaaaTTACACAGTGGAGCAGCTGACGAGGGAAGCAACAGAACAGAGGATCTTTGAAGAGTCCAGTCTTCGTCTGATCTGCAGTCTGATGGTAGGTGGTTAGATGTCACGACAAGGCCCCTCTTCCAGGCTCAACACCAGCTCTGTGTGAACCAGGTCTTTAAAAATAGATCTGGGCTCATTTGGATAAAACCACGTACAACACATTTctgatacgtctctctctctctctctgtggagatgtggagtcacttcagcaacacgtttctgatacgtctctctctctctgtggagatgtggagtcacttcagcaacacatttctgatacgtctctctctctctctgtggagatgtggagtcacttcagcaacacatttctgatacgtctctctctctctctctctgtggagatgtggagtcacttcagcaacacgtttctgatacgtctctctctctctgtggagatgtggagtcacttcagcaacacatttctgatacgtctctctctctctgtggagatgtggagtcacttcagcaacacatttctgatacgtctctctctctctgtggagatgtggagtcacttcagcaacacgtttctgatacgtctctctctctctgtggagatgtggagtcacttcagcaacacgtttctgatacgtctctctctctctgtggagatgtggagtcacttcagcaacacgtttctgatacgtctctctctctctgtggagatgtggagtcacttcagcaacacgtttctgatacgtctctctctctgtgaggtgtggagtcacttcagcaacacgtttctgatctctctctctctgtggagatgtggagtcacttcagcaacacgtttctgatacgtctctctctctctgtggagatgtggagtcacttcagcaacacgtttctgatacgtctctctctctctgtggagatgtggagtcacttcagcaacacgtttctgatacgtctctctctctctgtggagatgtggagtcacttcagcaacacgtttctgatacgtctctctctctctgtggagatgtggagtcacttcagcaacacgtttctgatacgtctctctctctctgtggagatgtggagtcacttcagcaacacatttctgatacgtctctctctctctgtggagatgtagagtcacttcagcaacacgtttctgatacgtctctctctctctgtggagatgtggagtCACTTCAGCAACACGTTTctgatatgtctctctctctctgtggagatgtggagtcacttcagcaacacgtttctgatacgtctctctctctctctgtggagatgtggagtcacttcagcaacacatttctgatacgtctctctctctctgtggagatgtggagtcacttcagcaacacgtttctgatacgtctctctctctctgtggagatgtggagtcacttcagcaacacgtttctgatacgtctctctctctgtggagatgtggagtcacttcagcaacacgtttctgatacgtctctctctctctgtggagatgtggagtcacttcagcaacacgtttctgatacgtctctctctctgtggagatgtggagtcacttcagcaacacgtttctgatacgtctctctctctctgtggagatgtggagtCACTTCAGCAACACATTTCTGatacgtctctccctctctctgtggagatgtggagtCACTTCAGCAACACATTTCTgatacatctctccctctctctctctgtggagatgtggagtCACTTCAGCAACACGTTTCAGTTCGGCACTTGGTTTAAAAGGTTGGGCACAGCCACATCTAAAGGGAGCCTATCGGCTTGAACGGGCCAGAAATAGATTCCTTAGTGTATGAACATAACAGTAGACAAAGATGGTGAGATGGTGACGTCACACCTTCTGGGGGTCCACGGCCATCAATCATTTattactggcccaatgccctttcggttactggcccaatgccctttcggttactggcccaatgccctTTCGGTTACAAGCCCAATGccctttcggttacaggcccaatgccctttcggttacaggcccaatgccctttcggttacaggcccaatgccctttcggttacaggcccaatgccctttcggttacaggcccaatgCCCTAACCACTCGGTTCCCTGCCCCCTCGAGTCGACGGCTGCACCGATGCATCAATGTAAGTAACAGTTGTTTTATTTATCTGTCGGTTTAAGTTGAGATATCTtttgggctgcgtctcaatccaccacatctgctAGTGGCCCTTCCACATCTGTTAGTGGCCCTTCCACATCTGCTAGTGGCCCTTCCACATCTGCTAGTGGCCCTTCCACATCTGCTAGTGGCACTTCCACATCTGTTAGTGGCCCTTCCACATCTGTTAGTGGCCCTTCC
Encoded proteins:
- the LOC121843457 gene encoding extensin-like codes for the protein MSQHGQNVEVTPTPTEPYTHRTLHPQNTTPTPTEHYTHPTEHYTHRTLHPPPPHRTLPPRTQHPPPEPYTHRTLHPPPTEPYTHHPQNPTPTTHRTLHPQNPTPTTLHPPPYTHRTLHPQNPTTTEPYNHRTLQPQNPTTTTHRTHHPQNPPPTEPTEPTTHRTLHPPPTEDYTHRIQRYTHPHRTQPTPTERCTPPQNAAHPHRTIHTPTERYTHPHRTLHTPTERCPIPYTPTERYTPTERYTPTERYTPPQNAAHPHRTLPYSLHPPQNATPRTERYTPPQNATPPTERYTPPQNATHPHRTLHTPTERYTHPHRTLHTPTERYTPPQNATHPHRTLHTPTEHYTPPQNATHTPPNATPPTEHYTPPQNTTHPHRTLHTPTEHYTPPQNTTHTPQNTTHPHRTLHTPTEHYTPPQNTTHPHRTLHTPTEHYTPPQNTTHPHRTLHTN